CAGAAGGGCGAGGAGCGAAGGGTGGGCTCGCTCGACGGGCTGGACACCGGCGAGCTGCTGAAGGTGCTGATCCGGGTGCTGGAGGCCAAAGGAGTGCTCACCCGGGAGGAACTGGAAGCCGCCCTGCGATCCCAGCGATGACCCAGCCCCCCCACGTAGGCCCCTGGAAGACCCTGTGGCGCCGCCTGCGCCGGAACCGGCAGGCCGTGGCCGGGCTGGCGATCGTGCTGACCCTGGCGGCGGTGGCCGTGCTCCACCCGTGGATCGCGCCGTACGACCCGGCCCAGGTGGACGTCCGCCACATCCTGGAGCCGCCGAGCGTCCGCCACTGGTTCGGCACCGACGAGCTGGGCCGGGACGTGTTCTCCCGCCTGGTGTACGGGGCTCCCATCAGCCTTCTGGTGGGGTTCGTGGCGGTGGGGATCTCGGTGGGCATCGGCACGGTGCTGGGGTGCACGGCCGGCTACTACGGGGGCTGGTGGGACAGCCTCGTGATGCGGTTCGTGGACCTGATGCAGTCCATCCCCACGTTCTTCCTGATCCTCTCGGCCATCGCGTTCCTGAAGCCGTCGATCTGGCTGATCATGGTGATCATCGGTGCCACCGGCTGGATGGGGGTGTGCCGGCTGGTCCGGGCCGAGGTGCTCAGCCTGAAGGGGCGGGAGTTCGTGCTGGCGGCCCGGGTCCAGGGGGCGGGGGACCTGCGCATCCTGTTCTTTCACCTGCTGCCCAACGCCCTGGTGCCGGTGCTGGTGTCGGCCACCCTGGGGATCGCCGGGGCCATCCTGGTAGAGTCGAGCCTGTCGTTCCTGGGATTGGGGGTGCAGCCGCCCCAGCCGTCGTGGGGGAACATGCTGGCCCAGGCCCGGGACAACCTGGCCAGCGGGTGGTGGGTCACCGTGTTCCCGGGCATGGCGATCTTTCTGACGGTGTTGGGTTACAATCTCCTGGGCGAGGGGCTGCGGGACGCCCTGGACCCCAAGATCAACGACTGATACCAAGTTGCATTCAAAGCTATCGGCCCCCTCTGCTCAGAGGGGCAAGCAACTGTGTTGCGTGTCAAGCCGGAACCGCGGCCCGGGGCTGCCAGGGAGTCCTGTCCCGGACGATCGCGTTTAGGATCGTGATAAGTTTGCGCATGCAGGCCGTGAGCGCGACTTTGGGCTTCTTCCCTGCGGCGAGAAGCCGCTGGTAAAACTGCCGAATGTCCGGGTTGTGCCGGATTGCTGACAGGGTGGCCATGTAGAGAACGTGACGCACGCCGCCTCGACCGCCCCAAACACTTCGGCTTCCGCGGTATTGACCGCTATCGCGGCTAAACGGTGCAACCCCTGTGAGACTCGCGATCTGGCGCCGGTCGAGGGTGCCGATCTCTGGTAGTTTGGCAATGACCGTGGCGGACATCACGGGCCCCACCCCGGGGACGGACTGCAGGAGCCTATCGAGTTCTCTCCAGCTCTCGCAGGCGCGAAGGGCCGAACGCAGCTGTTTGTCGAGGCCGTTGCGTTGCGACCGGAGCCATTCGAGATGGGCGCGGATGCCGGGGCGTATGCGCTCCGAGGCGGTGGCCAGCCGGTTGCTCTCGGCTGTGATCATGGCGACGATTTGGCGTCGGCGGTTGACCAAGGCCAGGAGTTCCTGGGTGGCCTCGTCGGGAAGCTGGGTCACGGGGGGCATGATGGCTTCACCGAACAGAGCAAGCACGTCGGCGTCGACGCGGTCGGTTTTGGCGAGGCGTCCGGTGGCTTGGGCGAAGTGTCGACTGTGACGAGGGTTGATGACCGAGGCTGGCAACCCGGCGGCGAGAAGCTCGGCGGTGACGGTGGCTTCGTAGCCGCCGGAGGCTTCGAGGACCACCCGGGTTGGCGCCAGGGCCTTTAGGCGGTTGAGGAGTTCGGCGATACCGTCTTCGGTGTTGGGGACGGACCAACGGGTTCCGTCGGGCCTGACGGCGACGTGGAGGGAATTCTTGGAGACGTCGATACCAACGAAGGTCTTGGGGGTTTTGGCCATGGCTCTCTACCTCCCAACCTTGTGAAATGCGGGCTTGGTGGCCTTAGCAACTGTACGGGATGCGAGAGACCTGGGCGTGGCGACCGCGCTTACCCACGGGCTTGGGGTCCCAAAGGGACGTCGGTCTGCCACGCCCTACCGAGATAACAAAGTTATTAACCCGGTGGCTAAATAGGCGCGATTATGGTACACTGTCGTCA
This is a stretch of genomic DNA from Deferrisoma camini S3R1. It encodes these proteins:
- a CDS encoding IS110 family RNA-guided transposase, with amino-acid sequence MAKTPKTFVGIDVSKNSLHVAVRPDGTRWSVPNTEDGIAELLNRLKALAPTRVVLEASGGYEATVTAELLAAGLPASVINPRHSRHFAQATGRLAKTDRVDADVLALFGEAIMPPVTQLPDEATQELLALVNRRRQIVAMITAESNRLATASERIRPGIRAHLEWLRSQRNGLDKQLRSALRACESWRELDRLLQSVPGVGPVMSATVIAKLPEIGTLDRRQIASLTGVAPFSRDSGQYRGSRSVWGGRGGVRHVLYMATLSAIRHNPDIRQFYQRLLAAGKKPKVALTACMRKLITILNAIVRDRTPWQPRAAVPA
- a CDS encoding ABC transporter permease is translated as MTQPPHVGPWKTLWRRLRRNRQAVAGLAIVLTLAAVAVLHPWIAPYDPAQVDVRHILEPPSVRHWFGTDELGRDVFSRLVYGAPISLLVGFVAVGISVGIGTVLGCTAGYYGGWWDSLVMRFVDLMQSIPTFFLILSAIAFLKPSIWLIMVIIGATGWMGVCRLVRAEVLSLKGREFVLAARVQGAGDLRILFFHLLPNALVPVLVSATLGIAGAILVESSLSFLGLGVQPPQPSWGNMLAQARDNLASGWWVTVFPGMAIFLTVLGYNLLGEGLRDALDPKIND